Genomic segment of Gemmatimonadota bacterium:
GTGACGTGCGTATCCCCCATCGTTGCTTCGCTGACGATGGGCACGCGGACGATGCGCTTTACCTTGCGGATGTGGGTTTCGTAGATGAACGGCACGCAATAGTGGATACCGGGGCCGATGTTTTCGTCCACCACCTTGCCGAACCGTACGAGGACGCCCTGTTCTTCTTTTTTGACGACGTAGAACCCGCTCGCCAGCACGCCGGCGACGGCCAGGGCGGCCAGGCTCCAGAACAGCCGGTTCCAGCCGAAGGTCCGGGCCGCGTCGAACAGGGCGTAGATGACGCGCGTGCTATAGGGTAAAGGCCGGTTTTCGTTTGCCATGGACTTAAGCGCTCGTTTACCGGGGAACCGTTCGGCTGTCCAGGTACCTGAACAGCTCGTTGTCGGCCGGCAGCATGAGGGTCGTGTTCTTGTCGATGATCAGGTCGTAACTGTCGAGTGCACGGATGAACCGGTAGAAGGCCGGGTCATTCCGATAGGCCCTGCCGAGTAGCGCCATCGCTTCCGCCTCGGCCTCGCCGAGAATGGCCGTGGCTTCCGCGTGGGCTTCCGCCATGAGCTTTTCGTGTTCGTTGATCGCCAGCGCTTCGATGCGTATGGCCATCTCCTCACCCTCGCTCCGGTAGCGGGCCGCGATGCGCGCGCGCTCCGAGATCATGCGCTGAATCACGGCCGGGCGGTTCTCCACGGGAAGCGTATACTCGATGATCCCGGCTTTCAGCACTTCGATCCCGTAGTTCGCACTGGCGATCGGCGCGACGCTGCCGAGTATGTCGCGGGCCGCTTCGTGCAGGTCTTCGTGTTCCAGCCCCAGGCTGATGAAGGCGTCCCGGGCCTTGTTGCTGATTACGATTCCGCTGCTCGACAGATAGAGGTCACGCAGTCGCTCAGTGGCGTTTTCGCCGGTACGAATCGCCTCCACGTAGAGGATGGGGTCCACGATGCGCCAGAGCAGGTAGCCGCTGATCAGGATGTTCTTCTGGTCTTCGGTAATAAGCTCATGGGACACGTCGGTCAGCGTCTGCAGCCTTCGGTCCACTTTGTAGACTTTCGAGATCGGGCGGGGCCACTTGACGTGCAGTCCCGGTTGCTTCACCGGAGGTGAAATCCGGCCGAAGTTCGTCAGGACTCCCTGCTGGGTCTCGTTGATCATGTAGAAACAGTCGTAGACGATCGCCGCCAGCACGAGCGCGACGATGGCCTTCCGGATGCCACGTCCTTTACCGGTCATTTGCCTTTACCTCCTGTCGTGGCCGTCCGGGGAGGCGGCCTCCGCCGTTCTCTTCTTCCAGATCGCGACCTTGTTGAAACTCTGTCGGTTGGGCACGATGATCTTGGGGTTGCCCGCGAGTGCGGTTTCCAGCTTCTCGCGCCAGAGCATGTTCCTGAGGACTTCCGGCGCAGTCTGCATTGCCGATGAAATGACCATAATGGCATCCGCTTCCGCCGCGGAGGTCGCCACCTTCCTGAAAGCTTCTCCATCGGCCTGTTCTCTTTCATACTCGGCGTTGCCATAGGCACGCGGCACCAGGGAGACCATGAACCTCTGCGCGTTGACGATGATCCGCTCCCGGTCTTCCTGGGCGCTGGAGATCTCCCGGAACGAGTTCATCGCTTCCGCGGCCGGAGTAATGTCCAGCAGGCTTACCTTCACGAGATCGACGGTGTTTAGAATGGTCTTGTCTCCATGCATGTCGGCGTCCACGACGAAGAGATTCGTCAGTTCGTCGACCATGTCCGCCCGGTATGCGGTAAGCAGGCGATCGAGGTCGCGGGCATTGATGAAAGTGCGCAGGTGCTCGCGGACCGCGTCTTCAATGATCTCTTCCGGGTCAACCGTACGGTAATGGTACGTGTACGGGTCTTTCACGCGGTACTGGACGTCCAGGGTGAGCGTGAGCATGTTCAGGTCGCCCGACACGTACTCGTACGGTGTATCGGACATGATGGATTTCACTTCCTTGACCGGCCACTTGTCCACCTGCACCATGGGGCGGGGTGCCAGGTAATGCAGCCCGGGCTGGAGGTCTTTCCAGTATACCTGTCCGAACAACAGGCCGTATCCGACGTGCCCGGGGGGCACGGTCGTGAACCCGCTGCCGAGGAACAGGACCAGCAACAGGCCCCAGAGCATCATGCCCATCGGCGTGGCGGGCGAGACCGTACCCCGGAAGGACCGGTCCCGCGTCAGCCGCTTCCAGGCGTTACGCCAGGGCCTGGACAACGGACGGACGTTGACCATCATGTCTTCGTACCCTCTGCGCATGGCGCCCGCGCGGTACCGCCAGAGGATCAGCGCGATTAACAAGATCGCGCCGCCCCACTGAATGAACTGGATCGCGGGGGATTCGGAAGGGAGCAGGTTGACCGAAATCGTGAAGCCCGTCGCCAGCAGCATGAAATCGATGGCGATGCCGATCACGGCGGTAACCACGATGACGGTGGTCACGTAGATGGCCGCGAAACGCGCACCGAATTGGCTCATGATGATGGCGATGGTGCTCGTGTTGGTAGCCGGTCCGGTCATCAGGAATATCAGCGCGGCGCCGGGGCTCACGCCTCGGGCCACCAGCGCGGCCGCGATCGGTGTGCTGGCCGAAGCGCAGATGTAGAGGGGCACGCCTACGATGATCATGACGGGGTAGGACAGCCAGCGCGCATACTCGTTCGACATCAGGTCGGCCGGAATGACGAGGAAGAGCACGCCGCCCAGTGCGATACCGACGAGCAGCGCGAAGAGGATATCGTCGGCGATCTCTACAAAGCCGTAGTGCATGATGTGTTTGACGATCTTCTTGAAATCGAGGCCGGGATATTCCTCCGCCACCCGATCCACTTCGACGGCCGCACTGGACTTTTTCGCCTGTTCCCCGGCGATTTCGCGGTAGAATTCGGGTTTGATCCACGATCCGAACTTCCAGGTGGAGGCTACGGTGGTAATACTCTTGATCCATCGCGCCATCAGGACCTTCATGGCGGCGGGACTGACGTAGCAGTCGTCCTTGTCCGAAATCAACGGATCGTGGACCCCGTGTTCATGATCATGATCGTGATCATGGCCGTGATGGTCGTGATCATGGTGATCGTGATCATGGTGATCGTGATCTTCCTCGCCCGGCTTGACTTCACCGTTGTCGTCCCGGATCAGGCCGATGCAGAAAATACCCGCCACGACGGCCGTGACGAAACTGATGAAGGGGCGTACCACGGCGGCGATGAACCCGAAAAACGCGTTGGTGACGAGGATGGAGTCCGCTCCGGTTTCCGGCGCGGTAATCAGGAAGGCCATGCAGGAC
This window contains:
- a CDS encoding protease modulator HflC, whose translation is MTGKGRGIRKAIVALVLAAIVYDCFYMINETQQGVLTNFGRISPPVKQPGLHVKWPRPISKVYKVDRRLQTLTDVSHELITEDQKNILISGYLLWRIVDPILYVEAIRTGENATERLRDLYLSSSGIVISNKARDAFISLGLEHEDLHEAARDILGSVAPIASANYGIEVLKAGIIEYTLPVENRPAVIQRMISERARIAARYRSEGEEMAIRIEALAINEHEKLMAEAHAEATAILGEAEAEAMALLGRAYRNDPAFYRFIRALDSYDLIIDKNTTLMLPADNELFRYLDSRTVPR